In Meleagris gallopavo isolate NT-WF06-2002-E0010 breed Aviagen turkey brand Nicholas breeding stock chromosome 3, Turkey_5.1, whole genome shotgun sequence, one DNA window encodes the following:
- the LOC100539753 gene encoding carbonic anhydrase 2, with protein sequence MKVGNAKPEIQKVVDALNSIQTKGKQASFTNFDPTGLLPACRDYWTYPGSLTTPPLHECVIWHVLKEPITVSSEQMCKLRGLCFSAENEPVCRMVDNWRPCQPLKSREVRASFQ encoded by the exons ATGAAG GTAGGGAATGCCAAAcctgaaatacagaaagttGTTGATGCTCTGAACTCCATTCAAACCAAG GGAAAACAAGCTTCATTCACAAACTTTGACCCTActgggctgctgcctgcatgcAGAGACTATTGGACGTACCCTGGCTCCCTGACCACACCACCACTGCATGAATGTGTGATCTGGCACGTTCTGAAGGAACCCATCACTGTCAGCTCTGAGCAG ATGTGCAAACTCCGTGGCCTTTGCTTCAGTGCTGAGAATGAGCCAGTGTGCCGCATGGTGGACAACTGGCGCCCATGCCAGCCTCTGAAGAGCAGGGAAGTCAGAGCTTCCTTCCAGTAA